From the genome of Sinanaerobacter sp. ZZT-01:
ATTCTACCGAGATCATTTATTTATACCTTGCCACTGGATTGAACGCAGGGGAAACAAACTTTGATGAACATGAAGCCATTGATTTATTTGAATACGATGTGGCAGAGCTAAAAAAAATGGTAATTGAAGGGGAAATCATTGATGGAAAAACGATCAATGCTATCCTATTAGTTGCAGCAAGATTGGGCATATGAAAGACTCAATCAGACATCCTGCCAGCAGGACGATTGAGAAAAGAATATAGTATACAAGATAAGAACCGACATTGTTTGTCAGGTTCTTTTTAATTCCGGTTTTGCGAGCGGAGATGGCATTTCCTGCAAAATTAATTGCACAAGCTGCGGCTAATAAAAAAGTCGGAATTAAAATGATATTTTGAGGAACAATGGTCAACAAAATTAAAACAATACCTTTTAAAGACAAGGTCTCTAAGAGAAGAGCGGATGAAAAACCAAGGGTGACGCCTTTGTATGCTACTGAAAGCAAGGCAACCGGAAACCCAATGACAGTAATTCCCGAAAGTGCAATTAGAATTAACAGCCCCAGATTGTTTCCGAGTGAATTTATAAATATCTGTGGCAAAGAAGTTATATTTTCTGCGAAAAGGTTAGCATTTAGATATTGAGACAGCTCATTTTTATCCTGAGCAGAAAGCATCAGTTCCATAAACGTTCCAATAGAAATACCCACTAGAAAGAAAAAAAGGACAGAAAAAATAGTCGTATTTCTTTCAATAGCAAGAGGAATCAATTTGCTATACATGTTTTTTTTCATGAGAATCACTCCTTTACATTTATACTTATGAACAGCCAGTCCTGAATATACTTAAAAGTTATGATTGTAAACATCATTTCAGTAAGATATACTTTTTTTAGAGAATAAGGCGGAAAAGAAGGGGTTGTTTTTTATGGAAAATTATTTAATGGATTTTATGAGCTATCTTGAAGGGGAAAAAAAATTGAGCCAAAATTCCTTAACTGCATATCGGAGGGATGTGGAAGAATTTTTTACTTTTTTTAAAGGAAGAGCCGCAACCGACATTTGTG
Proteins encoded in this window:
- the spoIIM gene encoding stage II sporulation protein M produces the protein MKKNMYSKLIPLAIERNTTIFSVLFFFLVGISIGTFMELMLSAQDKNELSQYLNANLFAENITSLPQIFINSLGNNLGLLILIALSGITVIGFPVALLSVAYKGVTLGFSSALLLETLSLKGIVLILLTIVPQNIILIPTFLLAAACAINFAGNAISARKTGIKKNLTNNVGSYLVYYILFSIVLLAGCLIESFICPILLQLIG